One window of Phycodurus eques isolate BA_2022a chromosome 8, UOR_Pequ_1.1, whole genome shotgun sequence genomic DNA carries:
- the kank3 gene encoding KN motif and ankyrin repeat domain-containing protein 3 isoform X1, whose amino-acid sequence MTQSVQVNPKLPDLASPFLYPSQEEVDQPASYSVQTPYGFQLDLDFLKYVEEIESGHNIRRAAVTSRRSGRGLKTSQRCVGGRTSGWTSTESLASPASEDGRVPPLPPPRNRLGSAPCEVLSLSPVTLLSVPSLSAGAKVPPPPPQRNPRVERTLLETSRRLQQEQSHHNGGRFQLADPPKQVSTSASAQPLQSSWFKPSPQTSGLNTPATGTTVTPVPPSQLQTVREQMATALKQLKEMEERVKGVPALEKEVAELRAEKDMLLLALQEKKATVDVIPQPHKQSVESSTQTTETSQSNPNIQSRLSSPASPDHKGHGKSRELKKLAEKFEGKEDCAAELPSKVVLKATRKLSVDKKSVAVGDDQPIDSVVFYYSHSVKDAAVGTELRVCEKGTGTENPVVREEGTQVRAETREAGVWVMESLLGLTSEAQREMDTLQDTIKFQQESITSLESQLSGADKDLGTLRAQIEEIALKVTLEKGVLAKPDAKDAQIETTFSTLKDAAVLCCPVVMDVCVGNSVPADLIEQGAQTDARTTPDEPVSVAMATIGCQYENMLDDKTEDENVTVLKKRQLTIDDYKIFPEEAVSMSEEKEEDQDVIMTPSNIKTGMLKSIMKRKDGNGAGENRTPGKKSLQFVGILNGGYESTSSEEEEDEEEGEEGGSSEESGEGDCLDSTEEDEVDLEEETSEEERKVNMDESDTDEEILRASNGSSDDIKEKFELSSKMREACFILKNHLNDDIQTLKSKEVLGSTHTVQLEWFRVSSAKMAQPSRVSDYLTAFSEVSALLLEHVVNMSDGNGNTALHYSVSHSNFGVVDLLLDTHMCCVDKQNKAGYTAIMLAALSTVKEDDDDMSVVKKLFSKGNVNAKASQACQTALMLAVSHGRQEMVEALLECGGDVNVQDDEGSTALMCASEHGRAEIVKLLLEQPGCDIAIVDNDGSNALSIALEASHNDTAVLLYAHMNYAKTQCAVGSPKAPRSPTSGHKSWPAE is encoded by the exons ATGACTCAGTCAGTGCAAGTTAACCCAAAGCTGCCTG ATTTGGCCTCTCCATTTCTCTACCCAAGTCAAGAGGAAGTTGACCAGCCGGCATCGTACTCTGTCCAAACGCCATATGGTTTCCAGCTTGACTTGGACTTCCTCAAATATGTTGAAGAGATAGAAAGCGGACATAATATTCGCAGGGCAGCTGTCACATCTCGTCGTTCCGGACGGGGGCTGAAAACCTCTCAGAGATGTGTGGGGGGGCGCACAAGTGGATGGACTTCCACAGAGTCTCTTGCCTCTCCTGCTAGTGAGGATGGCAGGGTGCCTCCCCTGCCGCCACCAAGAAACCGCCTTGGCTCTGCACCGTGTGAAGTGCTTTCTCTGTCCCCTGTGACCCTTCTCAGTGTCCCCTCACTGTCTGCCGGAGCCAAAGTACCACCCCCTCCACCACAACGCAACCCTAGAGTTGAGCGAACTCTTCTGGAAACTAGCCGGCGACTACAGCAGGAACAAAGCCACCACAATGGTGGGCGATTCCAGCTTGCAGATCCTCCCAAGCAGGTGTCAACCTCTGCATCGGCTCAGCCTCTGCAAAGCAGCTGGTTTAAACCTAGTCCTCAAACCTCTGGACTCAACACTCCTGCTACAGGCACTACAGTGACTCCAGTCCCCCCCAGCCAACTGCAGACAGTTAGAGAGCAGATGGCTACAGCCTTGAAACAACTGAAGGAGATGGAGGAAAGAGTAAAGGGTGTTCCAGCTCTTGAAAAAGAGGTGGCTGAGCTTCGTGCTGAGAAAGACATGCTGTTGTTAGCACTTCAGGAGAAGAAAGCAACCGTGGATGTGATTCCTCAGCCACACAAACAGTCAGTAGAATCCTCTACCCAGACCACAGAGACTTCCCAATCCAACCCTAATATCCAGAGTCGATTAAGTTCCCCAGCATCACCTGATCACAAAGGCCATGGAAAATCTAGGGAACTGAAGAAGCTTGCTGAGAAATTTGAGGGGAAAGAGGATTGCGCTGCAGAACTTCCATCCAAAGTAGTTTTGAAGGCTACTAGGAAACTGTCTGTTGACAAGAAATCCGTAGCAGTGGGTGATGATCAGCCCATAGACTCAGTTGTTTTCTATTACAGCCACAGTGTGAAAGATGCCGCTGTGGGAACCGAGCTCCGTGTTTGTGAGAAGGGCACAGGAACTGAAAACCCTGTGGTCCGTGAGGAAGGAACACAGGTCAGAGCAGAGACACGAGAGGCTGGGGTTTGGGTTATGGAGTCACTACTTGGGCTGACATCTGAGGCTCAGCGTGAGATGGACACCTTACAGGACACCATTAAATTCCAGCAAGAGTCTATTACGAGTCTAGAGAGCCAGCTGAGCGGGGCAGACAAAGATCTCGGAACACTCCGAGCACAGATTGAGGAGATAGCCTTAAAAGTCACGCTTGAGAAGGGAGTTCTTGCCAAACCAGATGCCAAGGATGCCCAGATCGAGACTACATTCTCGACCCTAAAAGATGCTGCGGTTTTGTGCTGCCCAGTTGTGATGGATGTATGTGTAGGTAACAGCGTTCCAGCTGACCTGATTGAGCAAGGTGCCCAAACTGATGCTAGAACGACACCAGACGAACCAGTATCGGTTGCAATGGCCACCATTGGTTGCCAGTACGAAAACATGCTTGATGACAAGACTGAAGATGAGAACGTTACCGTGCTCAAGAAGAGACAGTTAACCATAGATGATTATAAGATCTTTCCAGAGGAGGCAGTTAGTATGTCTGAGGAGAAAGAGGAAGACCAAGACGTCATAATGACACCCAGCAACATCAAGACAG GTATGCTGAAATCAATCATGAAGAGGAAAGATGGCAACGGTGCAGGTGAAAATCGCACACCAGGCAAGAAGAGCCTGCAGTTTGTTGGCATTTTAAACGGAGG gtaTGAATCGACATCcagtgaagaagaggaagatgaagaggagggggaAGAGGGAGGCTCCTCTGAAGAAAGTGGAGAGGGGGACTGCTTAGACAGCACGGAGGAGGATGAAGTGGATCTGGAGGAAGAAACGTCAGAGGAGGAAAGAAAGGTCAACATGGATGAGAGCGACACTGATGAGGAAATTCTGAGAGCATCAAATGGGTCATCTGATGACATCAAAGAGAA GTTTGAACTGAGCTCCAAAATGCGTGAAGCTTGCTTTATTCTCAAGAATCACCTCAATGATGACATCCAAACACTGAAGAGTAAGGAAGTG CTCGGCAGCACTCACACGGTCCAGCTCGAGTGGTTCCGCGTGTCCAGCGCCAAAATGGCTCAGCCTTCACGTGTGTCCGACTACCTGACGGCGTTCTCGGAGGTGTCCGCGCTGCTGCTGGAGCACGTCGTCAACATGAGCGATGGCAACGGCAACACCGCTCTTCACTACAGCGTCTCACACTCCAACTTTGGTGTTGTGGACCTGCTGCTGGACACAC ACATGTGCTGCGTGGACAAGCAGAACAAGGCGGGCTACACGGCCATCATGTTGGCTGCTCTGTCCACCGTgaaggaggacgacgacgacatgTCCGTCGTCAAGAAGCTCTTCAGCAAGGGCAACGTCAACGCCAAGGCCAGCCAGGCAT GTCAGACGGCGCTGATGCTAGCTGTGAGTCACGGCCGACAGGAGATGGTGGAGGCGCTCCTGGAATGCGGCGGTGATGTCAACGTGCAGGACGACGAAGGTTCCACAGCGCTGATGTGCGCCAGCGAACACGGCCGAGCTGAGATTGTCAAACTGCTTTTGGAGCAACCTGGTTGTGATATCGCCATCGTTGATAAT GATGGCAGCAATGCTCTCTCCATTGCGCTGGAGGCATCTCACAACGACACTGCTGTGCTACTCTACGCCCATATGAACTATGCCAAAACTCAATGTGCTGTG
- the kank3 gene encoding KN motif and ankyrin repeat domain-containing protein 3 isoform X2, with protein sequence MTQSVQVNPKLPDLASPFLYPSQEEVDQPASYSVQTPYGFQLDLDFLKYVEEIESGHNIRRAAVTSRRSGRGLKTSQRCVGGRTSGWTSTESLASPASEDGRVPPLPPPRNRLGSAPCEVLSLSPVTLLSVPSLSAGAKVPPPPPQRNPRVERTLLETSRRLQQEQSHHNGGRFQLADPPKQVSTSASAQPLQSSWFKPSPQTSGLNTPATGTTVTPVPPSQLQTVREQMATALKQLKEMEERVKGVPALEKEVAELRAEKDMLLLALQEKKATVDVIPQPHKQSVESSTQTTETSQSNPNIQSRLSSPASPDHKGHGKSRELKKLAEKFEGKEDCAAELPSKVVLKATRKLSVDKKSVAVGDDQPIDSVVFYYSHSVKDAAVGTELRVCEKGTGTENPVVREEGTQVRAETREAGVWVMESLLGLTSEAQREMDTLQDTIKFQQESITSLESQLSGADKDLGTLRAQIEEIALKVTLEKGVLAKPDAKDAQIETTFSTLKDAAVLCCPVVMDVCVGNSVPADLIEQGAQTDARTTPDEPVSVAMATIGCQYENMLDDKTEDENVTVLKKRQLTIDDYKIFPEEAVSMSEEKEEDQDVIMTPSNIKTGMLKSIMKRKDGNGAGENRTPGKKSLQFVGILNGGYESTSSEEEEDEEEGEEGGSSEESGEGDCLDSTEEDEVDLEEETSEEERKVNMDESDTDEEILRASNGSSDDIKEKFELSSKMREACFILKNHLNDDIQTLKSKEVLGSTHTVQLEWFRVSSAKMAQPSRVSDYLTAFSEVSALLLEHVVNMSDGNGNTALHYSVSHSNFGVVDLLLDTHMCCVDKQNKAGYTAIMLAALSTVKEDDDDMSVVKKLFSKGNVNAKASQACQTALMLAVSHGRQEMVEALLECGGDVNVQDDEGSTALMCASEHGRAEIVKLLLEQPGCDIAIVDNGRMEAGVYSGLC encoded by the exons ATGACTCAGTCAGTGCAAGTTAACCCAAAGCTGCCTG ATTTGGCCTCTCCATTTCTCTACCCAAGTCAAGAGGAAGTTGACCAGCCGGCATCGTACTCTGTCCAAACGCCATATGGTTTCCAGCTTGACTTGGACTTCCTCAAATATGTTGAAGAGATAGAAAGCGGACATAATATTCGCAGGGCAGCTGTCACATCTCGTCGTTCCGGACGGGGGCTGAAAACCTCTCAGAGATGTGTGGGGGGGCGCACAAGTGGATGGACTTCCACAGAGTCTCTTGCCTCTCCTGCTAGTGAGGATGGCAGGGTGCCTCCCCTGCCGCCACCAAGAAACCGCCTTGGCTCTGCACCGTGTGAAGTGCTTTCTCTGTCCCCTGTGACCCTTCTCAGTGTCCCCTCACTGTCTGCCGGAGCCAAAGTACCACCCCCTCCACCACAACGCAACCCTAGAGTTGAGCGAACTCTTCTGGAAACTAGCCGGCGACTACAGCAGGAACAAAGCCACCACAATGGTGGGCGATTCCAGCTTGCAGATCCTCCCAAGCAGGTGTCAACCTCTGCATCGGCTCAGCCTCTGCAAAGCAGCTGGTTTAAACCTAGTCCTCAAACCTCTGGACTCAACACTCCTGCTACAGGCACTACAGTGACTCCAGTCCCCCCCAGCCAACTGCAGACAGTTAGAGAGCAGATGGCTACAGCCTTGAAACAACTGAAGGAGATGGAGGAAAGAGTAAAGGGTGTTCCAGCTCTTGAAAAAGAGGTGGCTGAGCTTCGTGCTGAGAAAGACATGCTGTTGTTAGCACTTCAGGAGAAGAAAGCAACCGTGGATGTGATTCCTCAGCCACACAAACAGTCAGTAGAATCCTCTACCCAGACCACAGAGACTTCCCAATCCAACCCTAATATCCAGAGTCGATTAAGTTCCCCAGCATCACCTGATCACAAAGGCCATGGAAAATCTAGGGAACTGAAGAAGCTTGCTGAGAAATTTGAGGGGAAAGAGGATTGCGCTGCAGAACTTCCATCCAAAGTAGTTTTGAAGGCTACTAGGAAACTGTCTGTTGACAAGAAATCCGTAGCAGTGGGTGATGATCAGCCCATAGACTCAGTTGTTTTCTATTACAGCCACAGTGTGAAAGATGCCGCTGTGGGAACCGAGCTCCGTGTTTGTGAGAAGGGCACAGGAACTGAAAACCCTGTGGTCCGTGAGGAAGGAACACAGGTCAGAGCAGAGACACGAGAGGCTGGGGTTTGGGTTATGGAGTCACTACTTGGGCTGACATCTGAGGCTCAGCGTGAGATGGACACCTTACAGGACACCATTAAATTCCAGCAAGAGTCTATTACGAGTCTAGAGAGCCAGCTGAGCGGGGCAGACAAAGATCTCGGAACACTCCGAGCACAGATTGAGGAGATAGCCTTAAAAGTCACGCTTGAGAAGGGAGTTCTTGCCAAACCAGATGCCAAGGATGCCCAGATCGAGACTACATTCTCGACCCTAAAAGATGCTGCGGTTTTGTGCTGCCCAGTTGTGATGGATGTATGTGTAGGTAACAGCGTTCCAGCTGACCTGATTGAGCAAGGTGCCCAAACTGATGCTAGAACGACACCAGACGAACCAGTATCGGTTGCAATGGCCACCATTGGTTGCCAGTACGAAAACATGCTTGATGACAAGACTGAAGATGAGAACGTTACCGTGCTCAAGAAGAGACAGTTAACCATAGATGATTATAAGATCTTTCCAGAGGAGGCAGTTAGTATGTCTGAGGAGAAAGAGGAAGACCAAGACGTCATAATGACACCCAGCAACATCAAGACAG GTATGCTGAAATCAATCATGAAGAGGAAAGATGGCAACGGTGCAGGTGAAAATCGCACACCAGGCAAGAAGAGCCTGCAGTTTGTTGGCATTTTAAACGGAGG gtaTGAATCGACATCcagtgaagaagaggaagatgaagaggagggggaAGAGGGAGGCTCCTCTGAAGAAAGTGGAGAGGGGGACTGCTTAGACAGCACGGAGGAGGATGAAGTGGATCTGGAGGAAGAAACGTCAGAGGAGGAAAGAAAGGTCAACATGGATGAGAGCGACACTGATGAGGAAATTCTGAGAGCATCAAATGGGTCATCTGATGACATCAAAGAGAA GTTTGAACTGAGCTCCAAAATGCGTGAAGCTTGCTTTATTCTCAAGAATCACCTCAATGATGACATCCAAACACTGAAGAGTAAGGAAGTG CTCGGCAGCACTCACACGGTCCAGCTCGAGTGGTTCCGCGTGTCCAGCGCCAAAATGGCTCAGCCTTCACGTGTGTCCGACTACCTGACGGCGTTCTCGGAGGTGTCCGCGCTGCTGCTGGAGCACGTCGTCAACATGAGCGATGGCAACGGCAACACCGCTCTTCACTACAGCGTCTCACACTCCAACTTTGGTGTTGTGGACCTGCTGCTGGACACAC ACATGTGCTGCGTGGACAAGCAGAACAAGGCGGGCTACACGGCCATCATGTTGGCTGCTCTGTCCACCGTgaaggaggacgacgacgacatgTCCGTCGTCAAGAAGCTCTTCAGCAAGGGCAACGTCAACGCCAAGGCCAGCCAGGCAT GTCAGACGGCGCTGATGCTAGCTGTGAGTCACGGCCGACAGGAGATGGTGGAGGCGCTCCTGGAATGCGGCGGTGATGTCAACGTGCAGGACGACGAAGGTTCCACAGCGCTGATGTGCGCCAGCGAACACGGCCGAGCTGAGATTGTCAAACTGCTTTTGGAGCAACCTGGTTGTGATATCGCCATCGTTGATAAT GGTCGGATGGAAGCTGGAGTCTATTCCGGTCTTTGCTAA